The DNA region AAAATTTCGGTAGAGTTTGCCATTGTGTTGGGCAACAGCCAGCTCATCGTCAGGCTTTGCGAAATGATCCATGCCAATGTATACATACCCAGCGCTGGTCAATTGATCAATAGATTGGTGCAGTATTTCTAGTTTTACTTCGGGCGTGGGTAACTCGTCCTTGTTCATTTGGCGTTGAACTTTAAAGCGCTCAGGCATATGTGCATAATTAAAAATAGACAGTCGGTCAGGGTTCGCGCCATGGATGACTTTATCAAGCGTTTGTGAAAAGCTACGAGGCGTTTGATGGGGTAAACCATAAATCAGGTCGAGGCTAATAGAACGAAAATTATTTGCACGGGCGGCATCAACAACCGCCAATGTTTCGGTTTCACTTTGAATGCGATTAACGGCCTTTTGAACAAAGGGGTTGAAATCTTGAACCCCTAAACTGATTCGATTGAAGCCAATCTCTCGTAATAAAGCGATGGTTTTTTCATCGGCTTCACGAGGGTCTATTTCAATGGAAAACTCGCCGTTATTATCATCTGCTAATGTGAAATGTTGGCGTGTAACAGCCATCAGTTCGCGCATTTGTTGATGATTAATAAAAGTGGGCGTGCCACCGCCCCAATGTAGTTGTTCGACGGTGCGTTTAGAATCAAATAAGGCTGCTTGTAGGGCGATTTCTTTGTGTAAATTATTCAAGTAGGGAACAGCATGCTGACGATTTTTGGTAATGATTTTATTGCAGGCACAATAAAAGCAGACCGTGTCACAAAAAGGCAGGTGAAAATATAGAGATAGCGGCCCACCTCGTTGATTGGATAGGTCAACTTGCTGCTGATAACTTTCAGCTGTGAAATTTTCATTAAATTCAACAGCTGTTGGATACGAGGTGTAGCGTGGCCCAGCTTTGTTATAACGCTGAATAAGGTCGAGGTCGAAAGTTACGGTTTGTTCCAAGGCTATAGTGATGTGCAAATGTTCAAGGCACTATAGCACTTCAATATGGGTTGATATGATGAAATGAAGTCAGATCTGATGCGGATCAAGTTAACGTGATATCAATTAAAGTAGGTGCGATTTGCTGATATTTACGCACCCAAGTTTGTGATAAAACAAGGCAATGGGGTTGCTCGATGATGGCGCATGATATAAGCATTCAAGCCTGACTGAGCTCGCCAATCGTTTAGAAAGTTGGTACGTAACGCGGTGTATTTTTAGATGATATGATGAAGTGCATAGGACTTTATTTTTATCGGCGTGCTCAGAAAAATTTGAAGTTAAAGGAGACAAGTTGAATATTACATTCCACGGTGCTGCAAAGGGAGTAACCGGCTCCTGTCATCTTATTGAATGTGCCGGTCAGCGCATTCTCATTGATTGTGGGCTATATCAAGGTAGTCGAGAAATTATTGAAGAAAATGCTGAACCGTTTGGCTTTGACCCTGCTTCGATAGATTTTTTATTACTGACGCATGCTCATTTAGACCATTGCGGGCGAATCCCTCTGTTGGTGAAACGCGGTTTTAAAGGGGTTGTTATCACCACGGCAGCCTCATTGGAGTTGGCTCGGTTGGTTATGCTGGATTCTGCTGGCCTACAAGAAGAAGAGGCACGCTACCAACAACGTAAAGCAAAACGACAGCAAAATAGTGATAAGGACATTGAGCCGCTATATAGTATTTTGGATGCGCTCAATAGTTTAGAGTTTTTTGGCAGACAAGCCATTTACGGGCAATCTGAACAGCTAGCAGCGGGGATACAAGCAACCTTTTTTGAGGCAGGGCATATTCTGGGGTCAGCGTCTATTCTTCTGCAGCTTGAAGAGAAGGGTGCGGTTCGACGAGTGCTCTTTTCAGGTGATCTTGGTTACGGTGGACGGGCTATTTTGAACGCACCAGACAGGCCGCCAAAAGTAGACACGGTTATTATGGAAACAACCTATGGTGATAGGGTGCATAAGCAATTACAACCCTCTATTGAAGAGCTTTATGGGGTGATTAATGAAACGATAGGCCGTGGCGGAAATGTCATCATTCCGACGTTTGCGATGGAAAGAGCGCAAGAAGTGCTCTATTTTTTACGAGAAGGTATTCTTAGTAAAAAGATAAAACATTTTATTAATGTGTTTCTTGATTCACCCATGGCAATTTCTGCAACGCAAATTTTTGCGCGGCATCCTGAATGCTATAACACAGAAGCTCTAAACCTGTTTAATGAAGGCAAAGACCCTTTTGGGTTTCCAGGGCTACATTTTACGCGTGAAACGACCGAGTCAATGGCAATCAATCAGGTGAGTGGTGGTGCTGTTATCATGGCAGGATCGGGTATGTGTACGGGCGGACGTGTGCGGCATCATTTGAAACATAATTTATGGAATCGGCGCAGTAGTATTGTATTTGTTGGTTTTGCAGCTCAGGGAACGTTAGCAAGACGTATTATTGATGGTGCAAAAACAGTAAAAATATTTGGTGAAGAGATGCCTGTTCAAGCCAGTATTCATACGATTGGTGGTTTTTCTGCGCATGCTGACCAAACTGAATTAATCGCATGGCATGCAAAAACAGGGAACCCTAAAACGACGTACCTTGTTCATGGTGAAGAGAAAAGCATGAAAAGCTTTGCTGCAAAAATTCAAGCAACAGATGTGAGAATACCAACGCTGCATGAATCGTTTGAACTATAAAGACGAGCATTAGCGTTTAGGCTAGTGTATGTATGCGATAGCGATGCACTAATAAAACAAGTGGTTAATGTCGTTATATCTGCAATACTGCATGCCTGAGCAGTATTTCTAGGGATGTTAATAGCACATATAGCGGTCTATACTAATAAAAAAAATGTAAGTATGGAGGGGTGAGGG from Cycloclasticus pugetii PS-1 includes:
- a CDS encoding MBL fold metallo-hydrolase RNA specificity domain-containing protein — translated: MNITFHGAAKGVTGSCHLIECAGQRILIDCGLYQGSREIIEENAEPFGFDPASIDFLLLTHAHLDHCGRIPLLVKRGFKGVVITTAASLELARLVMLDSAGLQEEEARYQQRKAKRQQNSDKDIEPLYSILDALNSLEFFGRQAIYGQSEQLAAGIQATFFEAGHILGSASILLQLEEKGAVRRVLFSGDLGYGGRAILNAPDRPPKVDTVIMETTYGDRVHKQLQPSIEELYGVINETIGRGGNVIIPTFAMERAQEVLYFLREGILSKKIKHFINVFLDSPMAISATQIFARHPECYNTEALNLFNEGKDPFGFPGLHFTRETTESMAINQVSGGAVIMAGSGMCTGGRVRHHLKHNLWNRRSSIVFVGFAAQGTLARRIIDGAKTVKIFGEEMPVQASIHTIGGFSAHADQTELIAWHAKTGNPKTTYLVHGEEKSMKSFAAKIQATDVRIPTLHESFEL
- the hemN gene encoding oxygen-independent coproporphyrinogen III oxidase, whose product is MEQTVTFDLDLIQRYNKAGPRYTSYPTAVEFNENFTAESYQQQVDLSNQRGGPLSLYFHLPFCDTVCFYCACNKIITKNRQHAVPYLNNLHKEIALQAALFDSKRTVEQLHWGGGTPTFINHQQMRELMAVTRQHFTLADDNNGEFSIEIDPREADEKTIALLREIGFNRISLGVQDFNPFVQKAVNRIQSETETLAVVDAARANNFRSISLDLIYGLPHQTPRSFSQTLDKVIHGANPDRLSIFNYAHMPERFKVQRQMNKDELPTPEVKLEILHQSIDQLTSAGYVYIGMDHFAKPDDELAVAQHNGKLYRNFQGYSTRSECDLIGLGVTSIGRIADSYSQNQRTIDDYANSLKHNELAIYQGITLNADDKIRRAVITQLICHFTLDIRAIEEELNINFATYFDDAYPQLDQFSRDGLIRYDTNEIKVLAPGQLLIRNICMAFDFYSQQKAKHLFSSVI